Genomic window (Tissierellales bacterium):
CAAACCATAAAGCAAAATCCACAAATATGAGCTATACTTGTTGCTAGTGCAGCTCCCTTAACTCCAAGCTCTGGGAATATCCACAGACCAAATATTAGAACTGCATCAAGCCCTATATTTACTATATTTATTATCAGTGACGCCACTAGAGGTGGTTTAGTATTTCCCGTTCCTCTAACTATTCCATTTAATACGTTCATGAGCATATTAAAAAATATACCAAATGAACAAATTTTCATGTACTCTACGCCCAATCTAGTAACTTCTGGTGTCGCTCCAGCTATCGTATAGAGCGGTCTTGCTAATAAAAATAGCATAATAGACACACAAAGCGCTACTCTGATACCTATAGCAAATCCTATGTCTGAAAAAGCTTCTGCCTCTTCATATTTTCTAGCACCATATCGCCTCGCTATTATAGATGTAACACCTACGCTAAGTCCAACTCCTATAAACATATTCACAAATGTATATATGATTTCTGAACCTAACCCAACTGCACTAACAGTAACTTGTCCACCATATTTTCCAACCATCATAGTGTCGAAAACCCAAATAATCATATAAAGTATCATTTCGCCTACAGCAGGCAGTGCAAGTCTAAATACGTCTTTTGTACTGCTCTTAGTTATGCCCCACATTTTATCCATCCTTTTCTAAAAAAATCACAAACCCCATATCTAATTGCCATTTGGCACTTAAAGCCATATTAACACGATTAGATGTGGTATTTCAATATAAATATATCAGCCCTTACAATATTAAAGTATTTTTGTTTTAAATTAAATTTGACCTATTTTCCGTTTATACAAAATGCTATACTGAAATTCTCGATACGTTGTCGAAACCGGAGTAACTATAATACTTTTACAAAGATCTCAAAGGAGGTGGACGTCATCTCTGGATGGCATATTGCAAAAGCATCGTTTACTCGTGATAAAGCTTATTTAGCAAACCACATGGTAAACAATGTTGGAAGTTTTATTTTCGGTTACATTTACGTTTCAATCTGGCGAGCCCTTCTAGGGAACACTCCCGAAGCAAATCAACTTACGACCTATGTACTTGTAAATCAAGCAGGTCTTTGGCTCATGATGTTTATACCATACGGTACATATCTGCCAGAAAAAGTTCGAAGTGGGAATATTGCATTCGAATTTTTAAAACCCTATTCTTTACTATATGGTAGTTTTTTCGAAACACTCGGTCACCTAATATATAATTTTTTCTTCAGGTCTATACCACTATATATTTTAGGCATACTAATTTTAGGTGCACAACTACCCTCTATGGAAACTCTCATACCTTACATTATAAGTGTATTATTTGGTAGTTTAATTGCTTTTTTGCTGAACTATTTCATAGGACTTTATAGCATAAAGCACTTAAGCTTTAGCGGAGCTCAGGCTTGTTATTACTTCTTTAGCTCTATTTTTGGCGGGCATTTTATCCCAGCTGAATACTATCCTGACTTCCTAAGAAATTTAATGCCTTGGACACCTTTTGCGAGCACTACTTATATATCTGGTAGTATATATATCGGTTCTATTCCAGTCATGGAAAGTTTACTAAAACAAATTATGTGGATTGCTATTTTATCATTCTTGGCTATGTATTTTACAAGACGAATCACTCGCAAAGTCTTAATTCAAGGAGGTTAATTTATGTCTATTTTAAAATCACTTTTAATAGCAAGCTTCAAAAGTCAAACAACATACCTGAGAAACTTTTTATTCGAAAATTTCTTCACTGCGGTTTCTATCTTTTCGAACTTTCTAGTCATAAGTTTCTTGCTAATGAAATTCAAAAGCATAGATGGATGGACTCTATATGAAATAGCTGTAATACACGGAATAATAACATTTGGTACAGCAGTCTTCAGATTATTTGGCTCTGGAGTACACAATTTTGAAATATATATACTAAAGGGAGAATTGGACATACTTTTGCTAAAACCAATTCCCATTCCTATACAGCTATTACTTCAAAGATTTGAATTCAGACGTCTAGGTCAATTGTTACAAGCTCTATTTGTAGGGCTTTGGGGCGCTAGTCATATATATGCAGATAATCCAATGATATATATAGAATTTTTTGTACTCTGCATTTTCTCTGCAATAATAGTAACTGAAACTTCGTTTTTAATAGCTGCTATAGCATTTTGGACAGGTAAAAACAGAGATATTATAGCGCTTACATTTTTTTCTACATCAGAAGCATCTCTTTATCCTACAAGTATATACAGCAAACCACTACAAGGTTTTTTAACATTTATTGTTCCATTTGCCTGCATAGCATACTGGCCTCTTTCATATATAAAGGGTCATTGTGATTCACTATTAGCACTATTTAGCCCATTGTTAACATGCATATGCTTCTTTTTGATAAATGTACTCGTTTGGAAAAAAGGCATGCATAGATACTCTAGTACTGGTTCTTAAAAGGGGGATTTTATGAGTTATATAAAAGTATCAAATCTTCAAAAGCAATATAAAATATATGATGGTCATGGATTTAAACGAAAAAAGAAAACCATAGATGCTCTAAAAAATGTAAATCTTGAAGTAAATCGTGGAGACTTTATAGGATATATAGGCCCTAATGGTGCAGGAAAATCCACTACTATAAAAATCCTCACTGGCATAATGATTCCCGATAGTGGAGATGTCCAAATAGGGGAATTCTGTCCGTGGAAAGATCGCAAAAAATATGTAAAAAATATAGGCGTTGTGTTTGGTCAAAAAACTCAGCTTTGGTGGGACTTGCCAGTCATAGACACCTATAATTTACTCAAAGGGATATTCAAAGTCGACGATATAATTTTCAAAACACAACTAGAATACCTAACTAAATGGTTAGATTTAGAAGAAATATTGCACCACCCAGTTCGTCAACTGAGTTTGGGTCAAAGAATGAGAGCAGAACTCGGAGCTTGTTTGATACACGACCCTGAAATCTTATTTTTAGATGAGCCGACAATAGGACTCGATATAATTTCAAAACACAAAGTTCTCGATTTTTTAAAAGAATTAAATGCTAGAGGTAAAACTATATTTTTAACAACTCACGATGTTATAGATCTTGAAAAACTATGTTCTGAAATACTTGTACTAAATCACGGACAGATAATGTACAAGGGTGATATTCCGTCACTAAAATCATTAAGTAAAGACAATGATTTAGAAAATATCGTAAAAAAAATATACAAAGATGCAATATAATATCTAATACAAAAAAGGACAATAATTTTAAATGCCCATCGATATCAAGAGCATATGAAATTACTGTCCTTTCATATTTTCTAAGATTCTGAGTCCTTGTCTCTCTCTCTTTTCTGAAAGAAATTCTTACTTATTATGTCTATCATACCATCCTCTGAAACGACAATTGCCATACATCTATGATGGTCAGAGTTTTTCATAGACACAGTCTCAACGTATCTGATTGCAGAATTATATCTCGCTCCTCGTGTAACAGTTCCATGAGATGAAGCATAACCATCTAATATAACACCTAAACCATGTCCTCTTGCTTTTTCATCTACCAATATAGCTCCATCTATACCTGATGTAGTTCTAACTAACTCTGGAGTCATAAGTGTAGGCTGAATTATAAGACATTGCATCTTTAGCCTCTGAGCCTCTTCTAATGCGTGGTCAGATATCACAACGAGAGTCCCCTTTTTTTGCCGCGTAGCTTCTCGAACTATCTCGTAAAGCTCCTCTACTCTAACATCCTCTAAACTGCCAAATGTCTTTTTCAGCTCATACGTAAATTGATCTATGGGAAGTCTTTCCCTTGATAGCGCAGGAATCTCATGTATTACAAGCATCAATCTATCATCACCATGGTAGAGTTCCCATGTATAGTGCTTCAAAAATTTCACTACAAAGATGTCCTCACGTTTTTTGTCATAATTCGCTTTTAACTTGCCAAGTCCATATATATATTTCGTATCAGACAACAAATAATAGTCACTCTTCGCAAGTTCTAGAAGCTTTCTTATGGCTCTATACAGCGATATAGGTACTTTCACACCAAACCTAATCTTATACTCTATATCCGGATGCTCCCCACCTTCTGTCAAATACTTCGTATCTGTAAATAAAATCTTGCCCTTGCCCTCTTCCCCTTCATAATTTAGAGAAGAAATGATATTTAATTTACTATAAATATTATCTTTTATGCTACATCCAAGTATGGTTATAAACCACTCCCCTGCAAATTGAATGGTTCTAGAATAACTAACTGGCTTTGTAACATTATTGTTGATATATTGAATCAAAAATCTACTCAAATCCTTTTTGTATTCTGTTATAAGCGATTCAACAAATGACCCTACATGTCTTTCTAATTTTTTGTGCCAATTCACAAGCTCTTTATCTAAGTCAGTCATTACTATAACAGCAGAATTGTCAACAAATGCAACTTTTGAAAAATAATAATTTCTATCTGGATTTTGATCCTCAAGTTGCTTTGCTATATGATGTGTAAGCTCTTTTTGCTTAGCTTCTTCTTTCTCAAAATCTAGAGATTCTCTACAGATTTTTTCTAAGGTCAACTCCTTTTTCAAATGGTTATCATAATCACTATAACTAGGTATCACCGACAAATTGAAAAAATCATGCTCCCTATCTATTGTAATAACCAATAGCGTAATCTGAGGGTGAAACCTTCTATCAATAGTTCTAAAAACTCCATTTGCATACAATCTAAGCAATCTCAATATA
Coding sequences:
- a CDS encoding ABC-2 family transporter protein, whose translation is MDVISGWHIAKASFTRDKAYLANHMVNNVGSFIFGYIYVSIWRALLGNTPEANQLTTYVLVNQAGLWLMMFIPYGTYLPEKVRSGNIAFEFLKPYSLLYGSFFETLGHLIYNFFFRSIPLYILGILILGAQLPSMETLIPYIISVLFGSLIAFLLNYFIGLYSIKHLSFSGAQACYYFFSSIFGGHFIPAEYYPDFLRNLMPWTPFASTTYISGSIYIGSIPVMESLLKQIMWIAILSFLAMYFTRRITRKVLIQGG
- a CDS encoding ATP-binding cassette domain-containing protein codes for the protein MSYIKVSNLQKQYKIYDGHGFKRKKKTIDALKNVNLEVNRGDFIGYIGPNGAGKSTTIKILTGIMIPDSGDVQIGEFCPWKDRKKYVKNIGVVFGQKTQLWWDLPVIDTYNLLKGIFKVDDIIFKTQLEYLTKWLDLEEILHHPVRQLSLGQRMRAELGACLIHDPEILFLDEPTIGLDIISKHKVLDFLKELNARGKTIFLTTHDVIDLEKLCSEILVLNHGQIMYKGDIPSLKSLSKDNDLENIVKKIYKDAI
- a CDS encoding DNA integrity scanning protein DisA nucleotide-binding domain protein — encoded protein: MKKEFTSQDYFYILRLLRLYANGVFRTIDRRFHPQITLLVITIDREHDFFNLSVIPSYSDYDNHLKKELTLEKICRESLDFEKEEAKQKELTHHIAKQLEDQNPDRNYYFSKVAFVDNSAVIVMTDLDKELVNWHKKLERHVGSFVESLITEYKKDLSRFLIQYINNNVTKPVSYSRTIQFAGEWFITILGCSIKDNIYSKLNIISSLNYEGEEGKGKILFTDTKYLTEGGEHPDIEYKIRFGVKVPISLYRAIRKLLELAKSDYYLLSDTKYIYGLGKLKANYDKKREDIFVVKFLKHYTWELYHGDDRLMLVIHEIPALSRERLPIDQFTYELKKTFGSLEDVRVEELYEIVREATRQKKGTLVVISDHALEEAQRLKMQCLIIQPTLMTPELVRTTSGIDGAILVDEKARGHGLGVILDGYASSHGTVTRGARYNSAIRYVETVSMKNSDHHRCMAIVVSEDGMIDIISKNFFQKRERDKDSES
- a CDS encoding ABC-2 family transporter protein, whose translation is MSILKSLLIASFKSQTTYLRNFLFENFFTAVSIFSNFLVISFLLMKFKSIDGWTLYEIAVIHGIITFGTAVFRLFGSGVHNFEIYILKGELDILLLKPIPIPIQLLLQRFEFRRLGQLLQALFVGLWGASHIYADNPMIYIEFFVLCIFSAIIVTETSFLIAAIAFWTGKNRDIIALTFFSTSEASLYPTSIYSKPLQGFLTFIVPFACIAYWPLSYIKGHCDSLLALFSPLLTCICFFLINVLVWKKGMHRYSSTGS